One Caretta caretta isolate rCarCar2 chromosome 6, rCarCar1.hap1, whole genome shotgun sequence genomic region harbors:
- the TCIRG1 gene encoding V-type proton ATPase 116 kDa subunit a 3 isoform X1 translates to MGSMFRSEEVCLAQLFLQSASAYACVSELGERGIVEFRDLNPNVNAFQRRFVGEVRRCEDMEKTFTFLHQELRKAGLALGPCPESPPAPLPRDALHIQEQSEQLAQELREVSRNRESLGRRLRELQEYAHVLREGQRFTGQLASLGSPARPRALSDQEPLLNPSMAPRLDVKINFVAGVIHPWRVTSFERLLWRACRGYLIANFVEMAEPMEDPATGESITWVIFLISYWGEQIGQKIRKISDCFHCHMYPYADREADRLEVLSGLLTQINDLTTVLGETEQYLSQVLQKVVLMLPAWRVKVQKMKAIYLILNQCSFNVIEKCLIAEVWCPVRDLPQVQEALRHGSHKSGSGVESFVHRIPSSESPPTLIRTNKFTTGFQSIVDAYGVASYQEVNPAPYTIITFPFLFAVMFGDVGHGLLMFLFALWMVLAESSPRLREARNEIWRTFFEGRYLILLMGAFSVYTGFIYNECFSKATAIFPSAWSVATMVKHSNWSSDYLASHAFLTLDPNVTGVFKGPYPFGIDPVWSLANNHLNFLNSFKMKMSVILGIIHMSFGVLLGVFNHLHFRQRYQVALVFLPEALFLLALFGYLVFMIFYKWITFSAVNSLLAPSILIHFIDMFLFTENPDNHPLYPGQVTVQNVLVVLALASVPVLLLGTPLYLWCDHRRRGRPRLGGPPGDAGERQPLLSSQEPGNSVNVTEADVERGGHGPEPEFEFSEVFMHQAIHTIEYCLGCISNTASYLRLWALSLAHAQLSEVLWTMVMRNGFLMHVYVGGVLLVPVFAFFAVLTVAILLVMEGLSAFLHALRLHWVEFQNKFYVGTGYKLSPFAFPADSWE, encoded by the exons ATGGGCTCCATGTTCCGCAGCGAGGAGGTCTGCCTGGCCCAGCTCTTCCTGCAGTCGGCCTCGGCCTACGCCTGCGTCAGCGAGCTGGGCGAGAGGGGGATTGTGGAGTTCAGAGAT ctcaaCCCCAATGTCAACGCCTTCCAGCGGCGCTTCGTGGGTGAGGTGCGGCGTTGCGAGGACATGGAGAAAACCTTCA CGTTCCTGCACCAGGAGCTGCGGAAGGCAGGGCTGGCACTGGGGCCCTGCCCTGAAAGCCCCCCGGCCCCTCTGCCCCGTGATGCCCTGCACATCCAGGAACAGTCCGAGCAGCTGGCCCAGGAGCTACGCGAAGTGAGCCGCAACCGGGAGTCGCTGGGCCGGCGCCTGCGGGAGCTGCAGGAGTATGCGCATGTCCTGCGTGAGGGGCAGCGCTTCACCGGCCAGCTG gCATCACTGGGCTCCCCTGCCCGGCCCCGCGCCCTCTCAGACCAGGAGCCCCTGCTCAACCCGTCCATGGCACCGCGTCTCGATGTCAAAATCAA ctttgtgGCGGGTGTGATCCACCCATGGCGGGTGACCTCCTTTGAGCGGCTGCTGTGGCGTGCCTGCCGCGGGTACCTCATCGCCAACTTTGTGGAGATGGCGGAGCCCATGGAGGACCCAGCCACA GGTGAGAGCATCACCTGGGTTATCTTCCTCATTTCCTACTGGGGGGAGCAGATCGGACAGAAAATCCGCAAGATCTCGGACTG CTTCCACTGCCACATGTATCCCTACGCCGACAGGGAGGCCGACCGGCTGGAGGTGCTGAGTGGGCTGCTCACCCAGATCAATGACCTCACCACG gtgctgggggagacGGAGCAGTACCTGTCCCAGGTGCTGCAGAAGGTGGTGCTGATGCTGCCAGCCTGGCGCGTGAAGGTGCAGAAGATGAAGGCCATCTACCTCATCCTCAACCAGTGCAGCTTCAACGTCATCGAGAAGTGCCTCATCGCCGAGGTGTGGTGCCCCGTGCGTGACCTGCCACAGGTGCAGGAGGCCTTGCGCCATGGATCG CACAAGAGCGGCTCAGGGGTGGAGTCGTTCGTGCACCGGATCCCCAGTTCTGAGAGCCCTCCCACCCTCATCCGCACCAACAAGTTCACCACTGGCTTCCAGAGCATCGTTGACGCCTATGGGGTCGCCAGTTACCAGGAGGTGAACCCGG CGCCCTACACCATCATCacattccccttcctgtttgctgtcATGTTCGGGGACGTGGGCCACGGGCTGCTGATGTTCCTTTTTGCCCTCTGGATGGTGctggctgagagcagcccccgcCTGAGGGAGGCGCGCAACGAG atCTGGCGGACGTTCTTTGAGGGGCGCTACCTGATTCTGCTCATGGGGGCCTTCTCCGTCTACACCGGCTTCATCTACAATGAGTGCTTCAGCAAGGCAACCGCCATCTTCCCCTCCGCCTGGAGTGTGGCCACCATGGTCAAACACTCCAACTGGAG CTCCGACTATTTAGCCAGCCACGCCTTCCTCACCCTGGACCCCAACGTCACTGGAGTCTTCAAGGGGCCCTACCCCTTCGGGATCGACCCG GTCTGGAGCCTGGCCAACAACCACCTGAACTTCCTGAACTCCTTCAAGATGAAGATGTCAGTGATTCTGGGCATCATCCACATGAGCTTTGGGGTGCTGCTCGGTGTCTTCAACCACCT GCACTTCAGGCAGCGGTACCAGGTGGCACTGGTCTTCCTGCCCGAGGCGCTCTTCCTGCTGGCGCTCTTTGGCTACCTCGTCTTCATGATCTTTTACAAGTGGATCACGTTCAGTGCTGTCAactccctgctggcacccagcATCCTCATCCACTTCATTGACATGTTCCTGTTCACTGAGAACCCTGACAACCACCCGCTGTATCCGGGACAG gtGACGGTGCAGAATGTCCTGGTCGTCCTGGCTCTGGCCTCTGTGCCTGTCCTGCTCCTGGGCACGCCCTTGTACCTGTGGTGCGATCACCGCCGCAGGGGGCGCCCTCGTCTTGGG GGCCCACCTGGGGACGCCGGGGAGCGTCAGCCGCTGCTGAGCTCGCAGGAGCCGGGGAACTCGGTGAACGTTACGGAGGCCGACGTGGAGCGTGGCGGGCATGGCCCTGAGCCTGAG TTTGAATTCTCTGAAGTCTTCATGCACCAGGCCATCCACACCATCGAGTACTGCCTGGGCTGCATCTCCAACACGGCCTCCTACCTGCGCCTGTGGGCACTCAGCCTGGCCCATGCAc AGCTGTCGGAGGTGCTGTGGACCATGGTGATGCGGAACGGCTTCCTGATGCATGTCTACGTGGGCGGGGTGCTGCTTGTGCCCGTCTTCGCCTTCTTCGCCGTGCTGACGGTGGCCATCCTGCTGGTGATGGAGGGGCTGTCGGCTTTCCTGCACGCCCTGCGCCTGCACTG GGTGGAATTCCAGAACAAGTTCTACGTGGGCACCGGGTACAAGCTGAGCCCCTTCGCCTTCCCCGCCGACAGCTGGGAGTAG
- the TCIRG1 gene encoding V-type proton ATPase 116 kDa subunit a 3 isoform X3, protein MGSMFRSEEVCLAQLFLQSASAYACVSELGERGIVEFRDLNPNVNAFQRRFVGEVRRCEDMEKTFTFLHQELRKAGLALGPCPESPPAPLPRDALHIQEQSEQLAQELREVSRNRESLGRRLRELQEYAHVLREGQRFTGQLASLGSPARPRALSDQEPLLNPSMAPRLDVKINFVAGVIHPWRVTSFERLLWRACRGYLIANFVEMAEPMEDPATGESITWVIFLISYWGEQIGQKIRKISDCFHCHMYPYADREADRLEVLSGLLTQINDLTTVLGETEQYLSQVLQKVVLMLPAWRVKVQKMKAIYLILNQCSFNVIEKCLIAEVWCPVRDLPQVQEALRHGSHKSGSGVESFVHRIPSSESPPTLIRTNKFTTGFQSIVDAYGVASYQEVNPAPYTIITFPFLFAVMFGDVGHGLLMFLFALWMVLAESSPRLREARNEIWRTFFEGRYLILLMGAFSVYTGFIYNECFSKATAIFPSAWSVATMVKHSNWSSDYLASHAFLTLDPNVTGVFKGPYPFGIDPVWSLANNHLNFLNSFKMKMSVILGIIHMSFGVLLGVFNHLHFRQRYQVALVFLPEALFLLALFGYLVFMIFYKWITFSAVNSLLAPSILIHFIDMFLFTENPDNHPLYPGQVTVQNVLVVLALASVPVLLLGTPLYLWCDHRRRGRPRLGQGPPGDAGERQPLLSSQEPGNSVNVTEADVERGGHGPEPEFEFSEVFMHQAIHTIEYCLGCISNTASYLRLWALSLAHAQLSEVLWTMVMRNGFLMHVYVGGVLLVPVFAFFAVLTVAILLVMEGLSAFLHALRLHWVEFQNKFYVGTGYKLSPFAFPADSWE, encoded by the exons ATGGGCTCCATGTTCCGCAGCGAGGAGGTCTGCCTGGCCCAGCTCTTCCTGCAGTCGGCCTCGGCCTACGCCTGCGTCAGCGAGCTGGGCGAGAGGGGGATTGTGGAGTTCAGAGAT ctcaaCCCCAATGTCAACGCCTTCCAGCGGCGCTTCGTGGGTGAGGTGCGGCGTTGCGAGGACATGGAGAAAACCTTCA CGTTCCTGCACCAGGAGCTGCGGAAGGCAGGGCTGGCACTGGGGCCCTGCCCTGAAAGCCCCCCGGCCCCTCTGCCCCGTGATGCCCTGCACATCCAGGAACAGTCCGAGCAGCTGGCCCAGGAGCTACGCGAAGTGAGCCGCAACCGGGAGTCGCTGGGCCGGCGCCTGCGGGAGCTGCAGGAGTATGCGCATGTCCTGCGTGAGGGGCAGCGCTTCACCGGCCAGCTG gCATCACTGGGCTCCCCTGCCCGGCCCCGCGCCCTCTCAGACCAGGAGCCCCTGCTCAACCCGTCCATGGCACCGCGTCTCGATGTCAAAATCAA ctttgtgGCGGGTGTGATCCACCCATGGCGGGTGACCTCCTTTGAGCGGCTGCTGTGGCGTGCCTGCCGCGGGTACCTCATCGCCAACTTTGTGGAGATGGCGGAGCCCATGGAGGACCCAGCCACA GGTGAGAGCATCACCTGGGTTATCTTCCTCATTTCCTACTGGGGGGAGCAGATCGGACAGAAAATCCGCAAGATCTCGGACTG CTTCCACTGCCACATGTATCCCTACGCCGACAGGGAGGCCGACCGGCTGGAGGTGCTGAGTGGGCTGCTCACCCAGATCAATGACCTCACCACG gtgctgggggagacGGAGCAGTACCTGTCCCAGGTGCTGCAGAAGGTGGTGCTGATGCTGCCAGCCTGGCGCGTGAAGGTGCAGAAGATGAAGGCCATCTACCTCATCCTCAACCAGTGCAGCTTCAACGTCATCGAGAAGTGCCTCATCGCCGAGGTGTGGTGCCCCGTGCGTGACCTGCCACAGGTGCAGGAGGCCTTGCGCCATGGATCG CACAAGAGCGGCTCAGGGGTGGAGTCGTTCGTGCACCGGATCCCCAGTTCTGAGAGCCCTCCCACCCTCATCCGCACCAACAAGTTCACCACTGGCTTCCAGAGCATCGTTGACGCCTATGGGGTCGCCAGTTACCAGGAGGTGAACCCGG CGCCCTACACCATCATCacattccccttcctgtttgctgtcATGTTCGGGGACGTGGGCCACGGGCTGCTGATGTTCCTTTTTGCCCTCTGGATGGTGctggctgagagcagcccccgcCTGAGGGAGGCGCGCAACGAG atCTGGCGGACGTTCTTTGAGGGGCGCTACCTGATTCTGCTCATGGGGGCCTTCTCCGTCTACACCGGCTTCATCTACAATGAGTGCTTCAGCAAGGCAACCGCCATCTTCCCCTCCGCCTGGAGTGTGGCCACCATGGTCAAACACTCCAACTGGAG CTCCGACTATTTAGCCAGCCACGCCTTCCTCACCCTGGACCCCAACGTCACTGGAGTCTTCAAGGGGCCCTACCCCTTCGGGATCGACCCG GTCTGGAGCCTGGCCAACAACCACCTGAACTTCCTGAACTCCTTCAAGATGAAGATGTCAGTGATTCTGGGCATCATCCACATGAGCTTTGGGGTGCTGCTCGGTGTCTTCAACCACCT GCACTTCAGGCAGCGGTACCAGGTGGCACTGGTCTTCCTGCCCGAGGCGCTCTTCCTGCTGGCGCTCTTTGGCTACCTCGTCTTCATGATCTTTTACAAGTGGATCACGTTCAGTGCTGTCAactccctgctggcacccagcATCCTCATCCACTTCATTGACATGTTCCTGTTCACTGAGAACCCTGACAACCACCCGCTGTATCCGGGACAG gtGACGGTGCAGAATGTCCTGGTCGTCCTGGCTCTGGCCTCTGTGCCTGTCCTGCTCCTGGGCACGCCCTTGTACCTGTGGTGCGATCACCGCCGCAGGGGGCGCCCTCGTCTTGGG CAGGGCCCACCTGGGGACGCCGGGGAGCGTCAGCCGCTGCTGAGCTCGCAGGAGCCGGGGAACTCGGTGAACGTTACGGAGGCCGACGTGGAGCGTGGCGGGCATGGCCCTGAGCCTGAG TTTGAATTCTCTGAAGTCTTCATGCACCAGGCCATCCACACCATCGAGTACTGCCTGGGCTGCATCTCCAACACGGCCTCCTACCTGCGCCTGTGGGCACTCAGCCTGGCCCATGCAc AGCTGTCGGAGGTGCTGTGGACCATGGTGATGCGGAACGGCTTCCTGATGCATGTCTACGTGGGCGGGGTGCTGCTTGTGCCCGTCTTCGCCTTCTTCGCCGTGCTGACGGTGGCCATCCTGCTGGTGATGGAGGGGCTGTCGGCTTTCCTGCACGCCCTGCGCCTGCACTG GGTGGAATTCCAGAACAAGTTCTACGTGGGCACCGGGTACAAGCTGAGCCCCTTCGCCTTCCCCGCCGACAGCTGGGAGTAG